From a region of the Methanolobus tindarius DSM 2278 genome:
- the lonB gene encoding ATP-dependent protease LonB has product MEKETTDSSEEIELYEDNFETTDSIDVPELLIDQIIGQEHAVEVVKKAASQRRHVMMIGSPGTGKSLLSKAMAELLPKEELQDILAYPNPEDNNNPKIRSVPAGKGREIVMAHKLEAQKKAQSRNMLMMILVFGIIIYSFYVGQLLWGIIAAIMILLLTRQFMPKEEMMIPKLIVSNYQKEHAPFLDATGTHAGALLGDVRHDPFQSGGLETPAHDRVESGDIHKSHKGVLFIDEINTLSLESQQSLLTALQEKEYPITGQSERSSGALVKTEPVPCDFIMVAAGNLDAMEKMHPALRSRIKGYGYELFMRESMEDNPDNRKTLVRFVAQEVMRDGHIPPFDQTAVDEVIREAQRRAGRKGHLTLKLRDLGGLVRVAGDIAHSEDAPVATAKHVLAAKKMARSIEQQLADNYLERKNDYQLFKKMGSAVGRVNGLAVMGGDSGIVLPIMAGVAPSLSNSEGKVIATGMLKDIAKEAVQNVTAVIKNVTGKDISNHDIHIQFIGTYEGVEGDSASISIATAVISALENIPIDQSVAMTGSLSVRGDVLPIGGATYKIEAAARAGIKKVIIPKSNEDDVLIEEAYKDQIEIVPVTNIVEVIEHSLVGPEKERILEKLKSISSLKTGTEMPEVVPV; this is encoded by the coding sequence ATGGAAAAAGAGACTACTGATTCTAGTGAAGAGATTGAGCTGTACGAGGACAATTTCGAAACCACAGACTCCATAGATGTTCCGGAACTTTTAATAGACCAGATAATCGGTCAGGAACATGCGGTGGAGGTGGTAAAAAAAGCAGCAAGCCAGCGAAGGCACGTTATGATGATAGGAAGTCCGGGAACGGGCAAGTCCCTGCTTTCAAAGGCGATGGCTGAACTACTTCCAAAGGAAGAACTACAGGATATACTCGCATACCCTAATCCTGAAGATAACAATAATCCGAAAATACGTTCTGTACCTGCCGGAAAAGGTAGGGAGATCGTAATGGCACACAAACTGGAAGCACAGAAAAAGGCCCAGTCACGTAATATGCTGATGATGATTCTGGTATTCGGTATCATTATCTATTCATTCTACGTTGGCCAGCTCCTGTGGGGTATTATTGCAGCAATAATGATATTGCTCCTTACGCGCCAGTTCATGCCAAAAGAAGAAATGATGATTCCAAAGCTCATTGTTTCAAACTACCAGAAAGAGCACGCACCATTCCTTGATGCAACAGGAACACACGCAGGTGCGCTTCTTGGTGATGTAAGACATGACCCATTCCAGTCAGGTGGTCTTGAAACACCTGCTCACGACAGGGTAGAGAGCGGTGACATTCATAAATCACACAAGGGTGTGCTGTTCATTGATGAGATTAACACTCTCAGCCTTGAATCACAGCAGAGCCTGCTTACAGCACTTCAGGAAAAGGAATATCCAATTACCGGACAGTCCGAAAGAAGTTCAGGTGCTCTTGTCAAGACAGAACCTGTACCATGTGACTTTATCATGGTGGCAGCAGGTAACCTTGACGCAATGGAAAAGATGCATCCTGCACTCAGATCCCGTATAAAGGGTTACGGATACGAACTGTTTATGAGGGAATCCATGGAAGATAATCCTGATAACCGCAAGACCCTTGTCAGATTCGTGGCACAGGAAGTCATGAGAGACGGTCATATTCCGCCGTTTGATCAGACTGCTGTGGATGAAGTTATCCGCGAAGCACAGAGAAGGGCTGGCAGAAAGGGACATCTCACACTGAAACTTCGTGACCTTGGTGGTCTTGTGAGAGTTGCAGGTGACATTGCCCACTCAGAGGATGCCCCTGTTGCTACTGCGAAGCACGTCCTTGCTGCAAAGAAGATGGCAAGGTCAATAGAACAGCAGCTTGCTGATAATTACCTTGAGCGCAAGAACGATTACCAGCTTTTCAAGAAGATGGGAAGCGCTGTTGGAAGAGTAAACGGGCTGGCAGTGATGGGTGGAGATTCAGGAATTGTGTTGCCTATCATGGCAGGAGTTGCTCCATCACTCTCTAACTCAGAAGGTAAGGTAATTGCAACCGGAATGCTCAAGGATATTGCAAAGGAAGCTGTGCAGAACGTTACCGCTGTTATCAAGAACGTAACAGGCAAGGATATAAGCAACCATGATATCCACATCCAATTCATCGGAACTTATGAAGGTGTGGAAGGAGACAGTGCGTCCATATCCATTGCTACCGCAGTGATCTCAGCACTTGAGAATATACCGATCGATCAGTCAGTAGCTATGACAGGTTCGCTGTCTGTCAGAGGAGATGTACTTCCTATCGGTGGTGCAACCTACAAGATCGAAGCTGCAGCCAGAGCAGGTATAAAGAAGGTAATTATTCCAAAATCCAACGAGGATGACGTGCTTATCGAAGAAGCATATAAGGATCAGATAGAGATAGTTCCTGTAACCAACATCGTGGAGGTTATAGAACACAGTCTCGTAGGTCCTGAAAAGGAAAGAATCCTTGAGAAACTTAAGAGTATCAGCAGCCTCAAGACAGGTACCGAAATGCCTGAAGTAGTCCCTGTGTGA
- a CDS encoding CHASE4 domain-containing protein, producing MATLQKKTLGIIGATLIGLILFIYLSSHSIVIDSYDKLEKENAIENAVCIKNILLLDSQDLESKTADWSVWDETFNFIQGNNSDYTEKYLMDETFINQRLDFMLFYNANKTLAYEKVIVNDSAFAYELEEHLQNNPYLLEHENCSSKKTGFLVFKEQPLIITAQPVVKNCGHGQIAGTVLMGRIIDSEEIERLHETTNLILNIEDVKNTETSGNISFKNNDASNSSITTVTDDARIYSYAIFTDVYGNNAFSIEVGMFRNIHQKGIDAINYFLIVLVFTGIVFGAIVILLLERSHISRLKKLQNEVRDIGENGDFRKRVSNGGSDEVASLSSSINRMLESLEKSQRLVIKRDATINAILQAMPDMMFQVKKDGTICNYKLSTDSCIYESPETDLNITLEDVLPAHIAEMEMDIIEEALRTNKTHTMHYTMPVKREMRDFEVRFVVIGDDEVLAVVKDITEIKQAEEMRRKDILLKEVHHRVKNNLQIISSMLRLQSRKFTDRETIEAFKKSQNRAKSMAIAHEKLYQSRDLENIELSSYIETLTKYLLNTYGCDPENIKIDIKIKNITQDIDTAIPLGLIINEIVSNSLKHAFKDHKGEIFVEIIPDIDGQYMLTIRDNGIGFPEDLDFMNTDSLGMQLVVSLVEQIEGSIELIRENGTEFKIKFKKISYKRRDY from the coding sequence ATGGCAACACTGCAGAAAAAAACACTTGGCATTATCGGTGCAACTCTTATAGGTCTTATATTATTCATATACCTGAGTTCACATTCCATTGTCATTGACAGTTATGACAAACTTGAGAAAGAGAATGCCATTGAGAATGCTGTCTGCATAAAAAATATCCTATTACTTGACAGCCAGGATCTGGAAAGTAAAACTGCTGACTGGTCTGTATGGGATGAAACATTTAATTTTATTCAGGGCAACAACAGCGATTATACTGAAAAATACCTTATGGATGAAACTTTTATCAACCAAAGACTTGACTTCATGCTCTTTTACAATGCAAATAAAACATTAGCTTATGAAAAAGTAATCGTTAATGATTCTGCTTTTGCATATGAACTGGAAGAACACCTGCAAAATAATCCATACCTTCTGGAACACGAAAATTGCAGTAGCAAAAAGACCGGATTTCTTGTATTTAAGGAACAGCCCCTTATAATAACCGCACAGCCTGTTGTAAAAAATTGTGGCCATGGACAAATAGCAGGAACTGTGCTGATGGGTAGGATTATCGATTCTGAAGAAATCGAAAGGTTGCATGAAACTACAAACCTCATCCTAAACATAGAAGACGTAAAGAATACGGAAACTTCAGGAAATATATCCTTCAAAAATAATGATGCTTCAAACAGTAGTATTACTACTGTAACTGATGATGCACGGATATATTCCTATGCAATTTTTACTGATGTATACGGAAACAATGCGTTTTCAATTGAAGTTGGAATGTTTCGAAATATACACCAGAAAGGAATCGATGCTATCAACTATTTCCTGATAGTTCTTGTATTTACAGGAATCGTTTTTGGGGCAATTGTTATCCTGCTGCTTGAACGTTCACATATTTCCAGACTTAAGAAACTCCAGAATGAAGTAAGAGATATTGGTGAAAACGGAGATTTCAGAAAAAGAGTTTCAAATGGTGGAAGCGATGAAGTTGCAAGCCTCAGCAGTTCAATTAACAGGATGCTGGAATCACTTGAAAAATCACAGAGACTTGTTATCAAAAGGGATGCAACCATCAATGCAATTTTGCAGGCCATGCCTGACATGATGTTCCAGGTAAAAAAAGACGGAACCATATGTAATTATAAACTTTCAACTGACAGCTGCATTTACGAATCACCTGAGACTGACCTAAATATCACACTTGAAGACGTGCTTCCTGCACACATTGCAGAAATGGAAATGGATATTATTGAAGAGGCACTCAGGACAAATAAAACACATACCATGCATTACACAATGCCTGTAAAAAGAGAGATGAGAGACTTTGAGGTCAGGTTCGTTGTCATTGGTGACGATGAGGTTCTTGCGGTGGTCAAGGACATTACGGAAATAAAACAGGCGGAGGAGATGCGAAGGAAGGATATTCTCCTAAAAGAAGTGCATCACCGTGTAAAGAACAATCTACAGATAATATCAAGTATGCTGCGACTTCAGTCCCGGAAATTTACCGACAGGGAAACTATTGAAGCTTTCAAAAAGAGCCAGAACCGGGCAAAATCAATGGCTATTGCACATGAAAAGCTATATCAGTCCCGTGACCTTGAGAATATTGAACTTTCGTCATATATAGAGACACTGACTAAATATCTTCTGAATACATATGGCTGCGACCCGGAAAATATCAAAATTGATATAAAGATTAAAAACATAACACAGGATATTGATACAGCCATACCTCTGGGGCTTATCATTAATGAGATTGTTTCAAATTCCCTGAAACATGCCTTTAAAGACCATAAGGGGGAAATATTTGTCGAGATAATTCCGGACATCGATGGTCAATACATGTTAACTATCAGGGATAACGGAATCGGATTCCCGGAAGATCTGGATTTCATGAACACGGACTCATTAGGAATGCAACTTGTTGTTTCATTAGTGGAACAGATAGAAGGCAGCATAGAGCTCATAAGAGAAAACGGTACGGAATTTAAAATCAAATTCAAAAAAATATCCTATAAAAGAAGGGACTACTAA
- a CDS encoding MATE family efflux transporter, producing the protein MINERSDMLANENIKKLIYRMSTPAIVGLLVQAFYNLVDTIFVGRGLGADSSLGIAGISVAFPVQMLMMGISMGLGIGGASIISRALGMGDRKKAEKALGNMVILVIISSVIFTILGLVFIDPVLKVFGASESILPFAREYTKYILMGTIFFAFSAALSNTIRAEGHAKFAMSIMLISSIVNIILDPLFIFEFNMGIMGAAVATVISQIVGCVLVLHYYTSNISLIPFRLADMVPDLALSWETVSIGMSEFIFNSVESLVFILLNQSLLVYGGDMAIAVFGIIIKVFMLTLMPIIGIKHGIQPIFGFNYGAGNLERVRETVSISNYIVFGMCILSVIVVFLIPEQIFRVFSTDAGLIDVGVPAIKISFLMMPFIGTQVVAMALLQSLGKSKGSLMITLSRQIFFLPPLVFILPLYMGLTGIWVSFPISDFLGFVVAVILMKKEVSKLVVSVPQGES; encoded by the coding sequence ATGATAAACGAAAGGTCTGATATGCTTGCCAACGAGAATATAAAAAAGCTCATTTACAGAATGTCAACCCCTGCGATTGTGGGGTTGCTTGTGCAGGCATTTTACAATCTTGTGGACACAATTTTCGTTGGAAGAGGACTTGGAGCTGACAGTTCCCTTGGAATTGCAGGTATTTCTGTTGCATTCCCGGTACAGATGCTCATGATGGGTATTTCCATGGGATTAGGTATTGGAGGAGCCTCGATCATATCACGAGCTCTTGGTATGGGCGACCGTAAAAAAGCTGAGAAGGCTCTCGGGAATATGGTAATACTGGTAATAATTTCCAGTGTGATATTCACTATTTTAGGATTGGTATTCATTGATCCTGTACTGAAAGTATTCGGAGCATCGGAGAGCATACTTCCTTTTGCACGGGAGTACACGAAGTACATACTCATGGGGACAATATTCTTTGCATTCTCCGCAGCATTGAGCAATACCATAAGAGCCGAAGGACACGCAAAGTTTGCAATGTCAATCATGCTGATCTCCAGTATTGTGAATATTATACTTGATCCACTTTTTATCTTTGAGTTCAACATGGGAATAATGGGAGCTGCTGTGGCCACGGTAATATCACAGATAGTTGGCTGTGTATTGGTACTTCACTATTATACAAGCAACATCAGCCTGATTCCATTCAGGCTTGCAGATATGGTGCCTGACCTTGCTCTTTCCTGGGAGACCGTGAGCATAGGCATGTCAGAATTTATTTTCAACTCAGTTGAAAGTCTGGTTTTCATTCTCCTGAACCAGAGTCTCCTCGTATATGGAGGAGATATGGCCATTGCAGTATTCGGCATCATCATCAAGGTCTTTATGTTAACGCTGATGCCTATAATAGGAATAAAGCATGGCATCCAGCCTATTTTTGGTTTCAATTACGGTGCCGGTAATTTAGAGAGGGTACGGGAAACCGTTTCAATCTCTAACTATATTGTTTTTGGAATGTGTATACTGAGTGTCATTGTTGTATTCCTAATCCCTGAGCAGATTTTCCGCGTTTTCAGCACTGATGCCGGATTGATAGACGTAGGAGTGCCAGCAATAAAAATAAGTTTCCTCATGATGCCATTCATAGGTACTCAGGTTGTGGCAATGGCTCTGCTTCAGTCCCTTGGCAAGTCAAAAGGCTCACTGATGATCACTCTCTCAAGACAGATTTTCTTCCTGCCACCACTTGTATTCATCCTTCCATTGTACATGGGCCTGACAGGAATATGGGTATCATTTCCAATATCCGACTTTCTCGGATTCGTTGTAGCTGTTATTCTTATGAAAAAGGAAGTTAGTAAACTCGTGGTATCAGTACCACAAGGTGAAAGCTGA
- a CDS encoding TldD/PmbA family protein, protein MHSVDFFDTRIIEGTTTSIVLDNGKIEQISVNFTKGAAVRALKGGSWGFTSADGDFDVEKAIRAASELAVSMNDKSPKEKVKMQDIASPVVSNAPKVKKNPLDISLEEKVSNLKEFGKHAKKEGISSTSAVYSESSYKVMYTDSTGVEGEYDVVRTGFAISAVASREGLYQAGRESRFGVTGYEIFDKYNASELAEEAANSALQLLDAKPAKGGNMPVILDPELAGVFAHEAVGHASEADLVLEGSSVLENRIGESIASPLVTIIDDPTMHEYGYFPFDDEGSQTKKTTLIENGVLKSYLHSRETAAKLGGTPGHCRAQGHSRPIVRMSNTYIDNGNSKFEEMLEEIGNGMYLIGSRGGQVNTGEGVFQFNAEKGYLIEDGQLTTLIRDVSLSGKILEILNNVKMVGNDLKMNSGRCGKGGQLVPVTDGSPHLMISEAMVGGA, encoded by the coding sequence ATGCATAGTGTAGACTTTTTTGATACGAGGATAATTGAAGGGACTACAACGTCCATTGTCCTTGATAATGGCAAGATCGAGCAGATATCTGTCAATTTTACTAAAGGAGCAGCCGTCAGGGCTCTTAAAGGTGGTTCCTGGGGATTCACTTCCGCAGACGGAGATTTTGATGTTGAAAAAGCCATACGTGCAGCCTCTGAACTTGCTGTGAGCATGAATGACAAATCTCCCAAGGAAAAAGTAAAAATGCAGGACATCGCCAGCCCTGTTGTCTCAAATGCTCCAAAAGTTAAGAAAAATCCACTGGATATTTCACTTGAAGAAAAAGTAAGCAACCTGAAAGAATTCGGGAAACATGCTAAAAAAGAAGGAATCAGCAGCACCAGTGCTGTGTACAGTGAATCATCTTACAAGGTAATGTATACTGATTCCACAGGCGTGGAGGGCGAATATGATGTTGTACGCACCGGGTTTGCCATCAGTGCTGTGGCTTCCAGAGAAGGACTCTACCAGGCAGGAAGAGAAAGCCGCTTTGGAGTTACAGGCTATGAGATATTTGACAAATACAATGCATCTGAGCTTGCAGAAGAAGCTGCCAACAGTGCATTACAACTCCTTGATGCAAAACCTGCAAAAGGTGGAAACATGCCGGTGATACTTGACCCTGAGCTCGCAGGTGTTTTTGCTCATGAAGCAGTCGGACATGCATCAGAAGCAGACCTTGTACTTGAAGGAAGCTCAGTTCTTGAAAACCGCATAGGAGAATCAATTGCATCTCCTCTTGTAACAATTATCGATGATCCAACCATGCATGAATATGGTTATTTCCCTTTTGACGATGAAGGCTCGCAGACCAAGAAAACAACACTCATAGAAAATGGAGTGCTTAAATCATACCTTCACTCAAGAGAAACTGCAGCAAAACTTGGAGGCACACCAGGACATTGCCGTGCCCAGGGACATTCCAGACCGATAGTCCGTATGAGCAACACATACATTGACAATGGCAATTCTAAATTTGAGGAAATGCTTGAAGAAATCGGGAATGGAATGTATCTTATAGGTTCCCGGGGTGGACAGGTGAATACCGGCGAAGGTGTTTTCCAGTTCAATGCTGAAAAAGGATACCTTATTGAGGATGGGCAGCTCACAACACTCATCAGGGATGTTTCACTTTCCGGGAAAATCCTTGAGATTCTCAATAATGTAAAAATGGTAGGAAACGACCTTAAAATGAACTCCGGAAGATGTGGTAAAGGCGGACAGCTTGTACCTGTCACCGATGGTTCCCCGCATCTTATGATATCCGAAGCAATGGTAGGAGGGGCATGA
- a CDS encoding sodium/glutamate symporter: protein MSSASMVGISFLILGVILLLGKWIRVISPPLQKLFIPSSLIGGFLALFLGSEVLGKIATLTGYYGTFLSGGLFPQEMIDIWSSLPGIFINLIFATLFLGKKIPSLKNIWLLAGPQIAHGQTIAWGQYVFGILVTILILTPFFGIDPTAGALIEISFEGGHGTAAGMAATYEEFGFTDASDLALGLATIGILFGVILGILLLNYGIRTNKTAVLNKSSDIFLNENYQTGIIDFDSRESAGKITTRPESIEPLSLHFGYVGIAVGIGYIILHLLIIAEDLLWGQSTGIYLFSHIPLFPMAMIGGIILQFLLERFDRYHTLDRNLMMRIQGLSLDILITSAIATLSLAVIGSNLVPFLILATVGIVWNLVAFLFLGPKMIPSYWFERGIGNFGQSMGMTASGLLLMRIADPANTSPAMEGFGYKQLLFEPIVGGGIFTAASVPLIFYFGPLPMLALAIIVMIFWSSIGIFYFGRK, encoded by the coding sequence ATGTCATCAGCTTCAATGGTTGGAATAAGCTTTCTTATACTGGGAGTTATACTTTTACTTGGAAAGTGGATAAGAGTCATTTCTCCTCCTCTCCAGAAACTTTTCATTCCCAGTTCCCTCATAGGAGGTTTTCTTGCACTATTTCTGGGTTCAGAAGTGCTTGGTAAAATAGCCACATTAACAGGTTATTACGGGACATTTCTTTCAGGTGGCTTATTTCCTCAGGAAATGATTGATATATGGTCCTCTTTACCAGGAATTTTTATCAATCTTATATTTGCAACACTTTTCCTTGGAAAGAAAATACCTTCTCTAAAGAACATATGGTTGCTTGCAGGACCACAGATTGCTCACGGACAGACCATTGCATGGGGTCAATATGTTTTCGGCATACTTGTAACGATTCTTATCCTGACTCCCTTCTTTGGAATAGACCCTACAGCAGGAGCTCTGATTGAGATATCATTTGAAGGTGGTCACGGTACTGCAGCAGGTATGGCCGCTACCTACGAAGAATTCGGATTCACGGATGCTTCGGATCTGGCACTTGGACTTGCAACAATTGGTATACTTTTTGGGGTTATACTTGGTATTCTCCTTCTGAACTATGGAATTCGGACAAATAAAACAGCGGTTCTGAATAAGTCTTCAGACATATTTCTTAATGAGAATTACCAGACAGGAATAATCGATTTTGACTCAAGGGAATCAGCCGGAAAAATAACAACAAGACCCGAATCCATAGAACCGCTGTCTCTTCACTTTGGATATGTAGGGATTGCTGTAGGAATTGGCTATATTATTCTGCATCTGTTGATAATTGCAGAAGATCTACTCTGGGGTCAGTCAACGGGCATTTACCTGTTTTCCCATATCCCGCTTTTTCCAATGGCTATGATCGGTGGCATTATTCTACAGTTCCTTCTTGAACGTTTTGATAGGTATCATACACTTGACAGGAATCTCATGATGCGAATACAGGGGCTGTCACTTGACATTCTGATTACCAGTGCAATAGCCACACTTTCCCTTGCAGTTATAGGAAGCAATCTGGTACCATTTCTTATCCTTGCTACCGTGGGAATTGTATGGAATCTGGTAGCTTTCCTGTTTCTCGGTCCTAAAATGATTCCTTCCTACTGGTTTGAAAGAGGTATTGGTAACTTCGGACAATCAATGGGAATGACTGCAAGTGGTCTTTTGCTCATGAGAATTGCAGATCCTGCAAACACATCTCCTGCAATGGAAGGTTTCGGATACAAACAACTTTTATTCGAGCCAATTGTAGGCGGCGGCATCTTCACTGCTGCTTCTGTTCCCCTAATATTCTACTTCGGTCCTCTTCCAATGCTTGCACTGGCGATTATTGTTATGATTTTCTGGAGTTCAATCGGGATTTTTTATTTTGGCAGAAAATGA
- a CDS encoding TldD/PmbA family protein, which translates to MYDLAEKALQAAIKYGAKEAEVYIVKSQKTSVNIQKDMIEGAKENITTGIGIRAIVDGAVGFSSTNIMSYIDEAAKNAVSSAKTQDADPDWKKLPSNQKYPTVSGILDRDIHNMELDECIGHTMEMIDAARATPGIIVTSGSFSRSHGERLILNSNGIEVSEEGTGISGFVDVITNEGETSTAYDFAISRKNDIDFAAIGKNAAELAKKSQNTISIEPHKTEVIIHPFAFSDLIENTFIPSIDADNVQKGRSNLIGRKDEIIADEKLSIYDDGLLEGGIDTGIADDEGVASRKTTVIENGAFRSYLYDTYTAGKDGVESTGNASRNSYLSTPSVGSRNFIIDFPSCDIVADTDSGVYVNTVIGAHTANSISGDFSVEARNAFTIKDGKLDKPIKSLMISGNIFDMLKNINGAGTDVRKVGGTITPSIRVSDMSVVG; encoded by the coding sequence ATGTACGACCTTGCTGAAAAAGCACTTCAAGCAGCCATTAAATATGGTGCAAAGGAAGCTGAAGTATACATTGTGAAAAGCCAGAAAACATCTGTCAATATCCAGAAAGATATGATAGAAGGTGCCAAGGAAAACATCACAACAGGAATTGGTATTCGTGCTATTGTTGACGGCGCGGTGGGATTTTCCAGCACTAACATTATGAGTTACATTGATGAAGCTGCTAAGAATGCAGTCAGCTCTGCAAAAACACAGGATGCTGACCCTGACTGGAAAAAACTTCCATCCAACCAGAAATATCCAACTGTATCAGGTATTCTTGACAGGGATATCCATAATATGGAACTTGACGAATGCATTGGTCACACAATGGAAATGATAGATGCTGCAAGAGCTACACCCGGAATTATAGTTACATCCGGTAGTTTCAGCCGAAGCCATGGGGAAAGACTCATACTAAACAGCAATGGAATTGAAGTTTCAGAAGAGGGTACAGGCATATCAGGATTTGTAGATGTCATTACAAATGAAGGTGAAACTTCTACTGCATATGACTTTGCAATATCACGTAAAAATGACATTGATTTTGCAGCTATTGGAAAGAATGCCGCTGAACTTGCAAAGAAATCACAGAACACAATTTCCATTGAGCCACACAAAACTGAAGTCATCATTCATCCTTTTGCATTCTCAGACCTCATTGAAAATACATTCATACCATCAATTGATGCCGACAACGTGCAGAAAGGACGTTCTAACCTCATTGGCAGGAAAGATGAAATTATAGCTGACGAAAAACTTTCCATATACGATGATGGCCTTCTTGAAGGGGGTATTGACACTGGTATTGCCGATGATGAAGGAGTTGCATCACGTAAGACAACTGTCATTGAGAATGGAGCATTCAGGTCATATCTGTATGACACTTACACAGCAGGAAAAGATGGCGTGGAGAGCACAGGTAATGCTTCACGCAATTCATATCTTTCAACACCTTCTGTTGGTTCAAGGAATTTCATAATTGATTTCCCGAGTTGTGACATAGTAGCTGACACGGACAGTGGTGTTTATGTAAACACAGTCATTGGTGCCCACACTGCAAATTCAATTTCAGGGGATTTTTCTGTGGAAGCACGTAATGCGTTCACCATAAAAGATGGAAAACTGGACAAACCAATAAAATCACTTATGATTTCAGGCAACATATTCGATATGCTGAAAAATATCAACGGAGCAGGAACTGATGTTCGCAAAGTTGGTGGAACCATTACTCCATCCATCAGGGTCTCTGACATGAGCGTCGTTGGTTAA
- a CDS encoding EVE domain-containing protein, protein MQDNIGYWLIVASRDHVFAGIQEGFTQASHGRRNPLEKMNVGDWIAYYSPKRIYGDTKPYQKFVAIAKVTGEKVFQVKLSDTFKPYRREVQYLHEVHEIDIKPLLPQLDFIKNKSRWGLFLRNGFRSVSRDDFLLICSEMRG, encoded by the coding sequence ATGCAAGATAATATCGGTTACTGGCTTATAGTTGCATCCAGGGATCATGTATTTGCAGGAATTCAGGAAGGCTTCACTCAGGCTTCTCACGGCAGGAGAAACCCTCTGGAAAAGATGAATGTTGGTGACTGGATAGCATACTATTCTCCAAAAAGGATATATGGCGATACCAAACCATATCAGAAATTTGTGGCAATTGCAAAGGTTACCGGGGAGAAAGTATTTCAGGTGAAGCTTTCTGATACTTTTAAACCATACAGGCGTGAGGTTCAATACTTGCATGAAGTTCATGAAATCGACATCAAACCATTGTTACCTCAACTGGATTTTATCAAAAATAAATCCCGCTGGGGTCTTTTTCTCAGAAATGGTTTTCGCTCTGTTTCCAGAGATGACTTCTTGCTTATCTGTTCTGAAATGCGTGGCTGA
- a CDS encoding YgaP family membrane protein has translation MDMNELLFQENVGGFDLLIRALFGTIAIIILAMDFVEPGILQWILAIVALVGLFSSITRHCLPYSLIGFSTARK, from the coding sequence ATGGATATGAATGAACTATTATTTCAGGAAAATGTAGGTGGCTTTGACCTCCTTATCAGGGCACTTTTTGGTACCATAGCAATAATAATCCTTGCAATGGACTTTGTCGAACCGGGTATTTTGCAATGGATATTAGCCATAGTTGCGCTGGTAGGTCTTTTTTCCTCAATAACCAGGCATTGTCTTCCTTATTCGTTGATAGGTTTCAGTACAGCACGAAAGTGA